A stretch of Natronobacterium texcoconense DNA encodes these proteins:
- a CDS encoding DUF2243 domain-containing protein, translated as MTSQRSQPRHRRTLLLSGATVGFGLGAVLDVVIFHLVFQTHHLLSGIYDPYSIDGLRTNVMFDGLFTGAMLAVMLVGLGLLWRLVNGADELFSTRFLLGAVVVGMGTFNVIDGVVSHYVLDLHNVAHSTEAWNPHWLVVSGLLLVVGWLLLRSADGYRVEP; from the coding sequence ATGACGAGCCAGCGGAGCCAACCGCGCCACCGACGGACGTTGCTCCTCTCGGGTGCGACCGTCGGCTTCGGCCTCGGAGCCGTCCTCGACGTCGTGATCTTCCATCTGGTCTTCCAGACACATCACCTCCTGTCGGGTATCTACGACCCCTACAGCATCGACGGTCTGCGCACGAACGTCATGTTCGACGGGCTGTTCACGGGTGCGATGCTCGCCGTGATGCTCGTGGGTCTCGGACTCCTCTGGCGACTCGTCAACGGTGCCGACGAACTGTTCTCGACGCGGTTTCTCCTCGGTGCAGTCGTCGTCGGCATGGGCACGTTCAACGTCATCGACGGCGTCGTCAGCCACTACGTCCTCGACCTGCACAACGTCGCCCACAGTACCGAGGCCTGGAACCCACACTGGCTCGTCGTGAGCGGTCTCTTGCTCGTCGTCGGCTGGCTCCTGCTCCGGTCCGCGGACGGCTACCGCGTGGAGCCGTAA
- a CDS encoding DUF7350 domain-containing protein, whose protein sequence is MRRRTLLTTLGSAAVGVTSGCLEALDREDEGREAGEALEPMEMVTGIASETKADGVEWIGAAETRDVVAPVGLVEGFGDVTDGPYLVVSPRTLHNDYCLPFASVSSACTRAGKTVFDGRLTETIDPTLGHHYGAPLEPIEDGDELTVGLESPPQFARHEGYETAFLESGFSVAVDR, encoded by the coding sequence GTGCGCCGACGGACCCTCCTTACGACTCTCGGAAGCGCAGCGGTCGGCGTCACCTCGGGCTGTCTCGAGGCGCTCGATCGCGAGGACGAGGGACGTGAAGCGGGCGAGGCCCTCGAGCCGATGGAGATGGTGACGGGGATCGCGTCCGAGACGAAAGCGGACGGCGTGGAGTGGATCGGCGCTGCCGAGACTCGAGACGTCGTCGCTCCGGTGGGCCTCGTGGAGGGGTTCGGCGACGTCACCGACGGACCCTACCTCGTGGTCTCGCCGCGAACCCTACACAACGACTACTGTCTCCCGTTCGCGTCCGTCTCGAGCGCGTGCACTCGAGCAGGAAAAACCGTCTTCGACGGCCGTCTCACCGAGACGATCGATCCGACGCTGGGCCATCACTACGGAGCGCCACTCGAACCGATCGAGGACGGCGACGAGCTGACGGTCGGACTCGAGTCGCCGCCGCAGTTCGCCCGCCACGAGGGGTACGAAACGGCGTTTCTCGAGTCGGGGTTCTCGGTCGCTGTCGACCGATGA
- a CDS encoding cobyric acid synthase — MSRTLLVAGTASHVGKSTVAAGLCRLLADRGVAVAPFKAQNMSNNARVVARVSAETDDEWGEIGVSQFVQARAARTTPTTDSNPVLLKPRGDGESQLVLQGKPQDHVPAGEYYEEYWERAREAAEESYRRLATEYDVIVAEGAGSIAEINLHDRDLANVETAQFADAEILLLVDIERGGAFASLYGTLELLPDAIRERVVGAVITKFRGDPSLLESGIEEIESRTGVPILGVLPYDDPGLPEEDSVSLPGEGERGVLGDDDGVPDERRVRIAVPRLPRLSNATDLESLAAEPGVSVVFVPLENVDESDPLADIDADAVVLPGTKNTVDDLLTLRESGFGDALESFAGPIVGICGGYQQLGERLTNASLEGTGSDDVVEGLGLLPVETRFESEKRLEPATVTVDESATSLFAGAGGTASGYEIHAGRTRLLESTTDVARPLGETSVAQGTVVGTYLHGLFDNENVRRAFLDHVAASAGVDRPTRDGVEKRDSYDRAATLVRDHVDLEALGLAETDTKN; from the coding sequence ATGAGCCGAACGCTCCTCGTCGCCGGAACTGCGAGTCACGTCGGCAAGTCGACAGTCGCGGCCGGGCTCTGCCGACTGCTCGCGGACCGTGGCGTCGCCGTCGCGCCGTTCAAGGCACAGAACATGAGCAACAACGCTCGCGTGGTCGCGCGCGTGAGCGCCGAGACCGACGACGAGTGGGGCGAGATCGGCGTCTCACAGTTCGTTCAGGCTCGAGCGGCCCGGACGACGCCGACGACGGACTCCAACCCCGTCCTGCTCAAGCCCCGCGGCGACGGGGAGAGTCAGCTAGTTCTCCAGGGGAAGCCCCAGGATCACGTGCCTGCCGGCGAGTACTACGAGGAGTACTGGGAGCGCGCTCGCGAGGCAGCCGAGGAGTCGTATCGCCGACTGGCCACAGAGTACGACGTGATCGTCGCCGAGGGTGCCGGCAGTATTGCCGAGATCAACCTCCACGACCGCGACCTGGCGAACGTCGAGACGGCCCAGTTCGCCGACGCCGAAATCCTCCTGCTGGTCGACATCGAACGCGGCGGGGCCTTCGCCAGCCTCTACGGGACTCTCGAGTTGCTGCCCGACGCCATCCGCGAGCGCGTCGTCGGTGCGGTCATCACCAAGTTCCGCGGCGATCCGTCCCTGCTCGAGTCGGGGATCGAGGAGATCGAGTCCCGGACCGGCGTGCCGATCCTCGGTGTCCTCCCGTACGACGATCCCGGACTGCCGGAGGAAGACAGCGTCTCGCTTCCCGGCGAGGGCGAGCGTGGCGTACTCGGCGACGACGACGGCGTCCCCGACGAACGCCGCGTTCGGATCGCCGTCCCTCGGCTCCCGCGACTCTCGAACGCGACCGACCTCGAGTCGCTCGCGGCCGAACCCGGCGTCTCGGTGGTGTTCGTCCCGCTCGAGAACGTCGACGAGAGTGACCCGCTCGCCGATATCGACGCGGACGCAGTCGTTCTTCCGGGCACGAAGAACACGGTCGACGACCTGCTCACGCTTCGCGAGTCGGGATTCGGGGACGCCCTCGAGTCGTTTGCCGGTCCCATCGTCGGCATCTGTGGCGGCTACCAGCAACTCGGCGAACGGCTCACGAACGCCTCGCTCGAGGGAACGGGGTCGGACGACGTCGTCGAAGGCCTGGGACTGCTCCCGGTCGAGACGCGGTTCGAGTCCGAGAAGCGACTCGAGCCAGCGACAGTTACTGTCGACGAATCTGCGACGTCACTGTTTGCGGGTGCGGGGGGAACCGCTTCGGGATACGAGATTCATGCCGGAAGAACGAGACTGCTCGAGTCGACGACGGACGTGGCTCGGCCACTCGGCGAGACGAGCGTCGCGCAGGGAACCGTCGTCGGGACGTATCTCCACGGACTCTTCGACAACGAGAACGTTCGCAGGGCGTTCCTGGATCACGTTGCAGCGTCGGCAGGCGTGGATCGACCCACTCGAGACGGGGTCGAGAAGAGAGATTCCTACGACCGGGCGGCGACGCTCGT